The proteins below are encoded in one region of Candidatus Methylomirabilota bacterium:
- a CDS encoding ABC transporter ATP-binding protein, which translates to MEQGGDLLLDVQNLQTQFSTADGIVRAVDGVSWDVRAGETVALVGESGCGKSVSALSIMRLVSAPAGRILGGQIFFKGRDLLQLPEDQMRQVRGREIAMIFQEPMTSLNPVLSVGRQLTEPTEIHFGATPSQSRARAIELLGLVGISDPERRLRQYPHQFSGGMRQRMMIAMALACNPALILADEPTTALDVTIQAQILELMKGLSRRLGVAMVMITHNLGVVARYADRVNVMYAGRIVERATAREIYANPRHPYTLGLLRSVPRLDEPRRAKLLPIQGQPPDLSRLPPGCAFQPRCQYALERCRLEAPPLEAVSPGHVSACWVAAELGQKVSA; encoded by the coding sequence ATGGAGCAGGGCGGGGATCTCCTCCTCGACGTTCAGAACCTCCAGACCCAGTTCTCGACCGCCGACGGCATCGTGCGCGCAGTGGACGGCGTGTCGTGGGACGTGCGGGCGGGGGAGACGGTGGCCCTCGTGGGCGAATCGGGCTGCGGCAAGTCGGTGAGCGCGCTCAGCATCATGCGGCTCGTCTCCGCTCCCGCCGGCCGCATCCTGGGCGGGCAGATCTTCTTCAAGGGGCGCGACCTCCTCCAGCTTCCCGAGGATCAGATGCGTCAGGTCCGCGGGCGCGAGATCGCCATGATCTTTCAGGAGCCGATGACGTCCCTCAATCCCGTGCTGAGCGTAGGCCGCCAGCTGACCGAGCCCACGGAAATCCATTTCGGGGCGACCCCCTCCCAATCGCGGGCGCGGGCCATCGAGCTCCTGGGTCTGGTCGGCATCTCCGATCCCGAGCGGCGGCTGCGCCAGTATCCGCACCAGTTCAGCGGCGGGATGCGGCAGCGGATGATGATCGCCATGGCCCTGGCCTGCAATCCCGCCCTCATCCTGGCCGACGAGCCGACCACCGCGCTCGACGTCACCATCCAGGCTCAGATCCTCGAGCTCATGAAAGGCCTCTCGCGCCGGCTCGGCGTCGCCATGGTCATGATCACGCACAATCTCGGGGTGGTCGCCCGCTACGCCGACCGGGTCAACGTGATGTATGCCGGCCGCATCGTCGAGCGGGCCACCGCCCGTGAGATCTACGCCAACCCGCGCCACCCCTATACGCTCGGTCTGCTGCGCTCGGTGCCTCGGCTGGACGAGCCGCGGCGCGCGAAACTTCTGCCCATCCAGGGTCAGCCCCCCGATCTGTCGCGGCTGCCCCCGGGGTGCGCCTTTCAGCCGCGTTGCCAGTACGCATTGGAGCGCTGTCGTCTCGAGGCGCCGCCTCTCGAAGCGGTCTCGCCCGGGCACGTCTCGGCCTGCTGGGTCGCCGCCGAGCTGGGCCAGAAGGTGTCCGCGTGA
- a CDS encoding oligopeptide/dipeptide ABC transporter ATP-binding protein, with amino-acid sequence MEVRHLSKHFEVSGGFFGGGRGVIKAVDDVSFSIRRGETLGLVGESGCGKTTTGRCVLQLEKPTSGSILFEGKDLAAASPAELRAVRRKMQVIFQDPYSSLNPRMTVGQIIAEPLAVHGIVPGSAAREARVKELLSHAGLPSGMARRYPHELSGGQRQRVGIARALAMEPTLIVCDEPVSALDVSIQAQIINLLEELQTEFGLTYLFVAHDLSVVRHISDRVAVMYLGKIVEITDRQALYEDPQHPYTKALLSAVPIPDPAVELARERTVLGGEVPSPLNPPSGCVFHPRCPIAIEECEGAVPALREIRPGHFAACIRV; translated from the coding sequence TTGGAAGTCCGCCACCTCAGCAAGCACTTCGAGGTCAGCGGGGGCTTCTTCGGTGGTGGCCGCGGCGTCATCAAAGCGGTGGACGACGTGTCCTTTTCCATCCGCCGCGGCGAGACCCTGGGCCTCGTCGGTGAATCCGGATGCGGCAAGACCACGACCGGCCGCTGTGTCCTGCAGCTGGAGAAGCCGACCAGTGGCTCCATCCTCTTCGAGGGCAAGGATCTGGCCGCGGCCTCGCCGGCCGAGCTCCGCGCGGTGCGGCGCAAGATGCAGGTCATCTTCCAGGACCCGTACAGCTCGCTCAACCCGCGGATGACGGTGGGACAGATCATCGCCGAGCCGCTGGCCGTGCACGGCATCGTCCCCGGCAGCGCGGCCAGGGAGGCGCGGGTCAAGGAGCTGCTCAGCCACGCCGGCCTTCCCTCCGGCATGGCCCGGCGCTATCCGCACGAGCTCTCGGGCGGCCAGCGCCAGCGCGTGGGCATCGCGCGCGCCCTCGCCATGGAGCCGACGCTCATCGTCTGCGACGAGCCTGTCTCCGCCCTCGATGTGTCGATCCAGGCTCAGATCATCAACCTGCTCGAGGAGCTCCAGACGGAGTTCGGCCTGACCTACCTCTTCGTCGCTCACGATCTCTCGGTGGTCCGTCACATCTCGGACCGGGTGGCCGTGATGTACCTGGGCAAGATCGTCGAGATCACCGACCGCCAGGCGCTCTACGAGGATCCGCAGCACCCGTACACCAAGGCCCTCCTCTCGGCCGTGCCCATTCCCGACCCGGCCGTGGAGCTGGCCCGCGAGCGTACGGTGCTGGGGGGCGAGGTGCCGAGCCCGCTCAATCCCCCGTCGGGCTGCGTCTTCCACCCCCGGTGCCCCATCGCTATCGAGGAGTGCGAGGGGGCGGTGCCGGCGCTTCGTGAGATCAGGCCCGGGCACTTTGCCGCCTGCATCCGTGTTTGA
- a CDS encoding FAD-dependent oxidoreductase, with product MTRLPSQARVVIVGGGIVGTSVAYHLTKLGWRDVVLLEQGRLSGGTTWHAAGLVGQLRSSSNLTQLIRDSVDLYGRLEAETGQATGWKRCGSISVARTAERMVQLRRNASVARSYGIDAEEISPKQAGERYPLMRTDDLIGAVWIPGDGKANPADITQALARGARAGGAQIHEGVRVTGVKLESGRVAGVQTSQGDIAIEVLVNCAGMWARELGRMSGVSVPLHACEHMYMVTNPIDGVTPDLPVLRDGDGHVYFKEEVAGLLMGGFDPWAKPWGMDGIPEGFSFGTLPEDWAKFEILMRHAIERVPALETAPVRLLMNGPESFTPDNYFILGEAPEVRRYYVGAGFCSGGIATAGGAGRALAEWIVEDRPSMDLWQADIRRFAPFHANPEFLRERASEIVGVHYFVAFPNRELESGRGLRRSPLHDRLQARGACFGNKMGWERPNWFALAGVKPETVYSFGRQNWFPQAAAEHRACREAVALFDQTSFSKFLVQGPDAESVLQRLCANDVAVPPGRIVYTAMLNERGGFESDLTVTRVREDAYLVVTGSAQTTRDASWIRRHIPAEARATLTDVGSAYAVIGVMGPRARALLSRVSGADLSSAAFPFATSREIGIGRATVRASRITYVGELGWELYVPVEVAADVYDTLREAGGDLGLVDAGYYAIDSLRLEKGYRAWGRELTPDDTPLEAGLGWAVRFDKGRDFLGRQALLARKGQPLARRLVSLVLEDPELLPWGDEPIWCDGSLAGSVTSAAFGHTLGRGVALGWVRRGEGVDADWLERARVEIEIAGQRHRTRASLRAPYDPDGQRVKA from the coding sequence GTGACGCGGCTGCCCAGCCAGGCGCGCGTCGTCATCGTCGGCGGCGGCATCGTCGGCACCAGCGTCGCCTATCACCTGACCAAGCTCGGATGGCGGGACGTGGTGCTGCTCGAGCAGGGACGCCTGTCGGGCGGCACCACGTGGCATGCCGCCGGTCTCGTGGGCCAGCTGCGCTCGTCGAGCAATCTGACCCAGCTCATCCGGGACAGCGTCGACCTCTATGGCCGCCTGGAAGCCGAGACCGGCCAGGCCACGGGCTGGAAGCGCTGCGGCAGCATCAGCGTGGCGCGCACGGCCGAGCGTATGGTCCAGCTCCGGCGCAATGCCTCCGTGGCCCGCTCCTATGGCATCGACGCCGAGGAGATCAGCCCCAAGCAGGCGGGCGAGCGCTATCCGCTCATGCGCACCGATGACCTGATCGGCGCCGTGTGGATTCCCGGCGACGGCAAGGCGAATCCCGCCGACATCACCCAGGCCCTGGCGCGGGGCGCCCGGGCGGGTGGCGCGCAGATCCACGAGGGCGTCAGGGTCACGGGCGTCAAGCTCGAGAGTGGCCGCGTGGCAGGCGTGCAGACCTCGCAGGGCGACATCGCCATCGAAGTGCTCGTCAACTGCGCGGGCATGTGGGCGCGGGAGCTCGGTCGGATGAGCGGGGTCAGCGTTCCCCTGCACGCCTGCGAGCACATGTACATGGTCACCAATCCCATCGACGGCGTCACCCCCGACCTGCCCGTGCTGCGCGATGGCGACGGCCACGTCTATTTCAAGGAGGAGGTGGCGGGCCTCCTCATGGGCGGCTTCGATCCCTGGGCCAAGCCGTGGGGCATGGACGGCATTCCCGAGGGCTTCAGCTTCGGGACGCTCCCCGAGGACTGGGCCAAGTTCGAGATCCTCATGCGGCACGCCATCGAGCGCGTCCCCGCCCTCGAGACGGCCCCGGTGCGGCTCCTCATGAATGGACCCGAGAGCTTCACGCCCGACAACTACTTCATCCTGGGCGAGGCGCCCGAGGTGCGCCGCTACTACGTCGGGGCCGGCTTCTGCTCGGGCGGCATCGCGACGGCCGGGGGGGCGGGGCGGGCCCTCGCCGAGTGGATCGTGGAGGACCGGCCGTCCATGGATCTCTGGCAGGCGGACATCCGGCGCTTCGCTCCCTTCCATGCCAACCCCGAGTTCCTGCGCGAGCGCGCGAGCGAGATCGTGGGCGTGCACTATTTCGTCGCCTTCCCCAACCGTGAGCTCGAGAGCGGTCGCGGGCTGCGCCGCTCGCCCCTTCACGATCGTCTCCAGGCGCGCGGAGCCTGCTTCGGCAACAAGATGGGCTGGGAGCGCCCGAACTGGTTCGCCCTGGCGGGGGTCAAGCCGGAGACCGTCTATTCCTTCGGCCGCCAGAACTGGTTCCCCCAGGCCGCCGCCGAGCACCGCGCGTGTCGCGAGGCGGTGGCCCTCTTCGATCAGACCTCCTTCTCCAAGTTCCTCGTCCAGGGACCCGATGCCGAATCCGTCCTCCAGCGGCTCTGCGCCAATGACGTGGCCGTGCCCCCCGGGCGCATCGTGTACACGGCCATGCTGAACGAGCGGGGCGGCTTCGAGAGCGACCTCACGGTGACGCGGGTCCGCGAGGACGCCTATCTCGTCGTGACCGGCTCCGCCCAGACCACGCGTGACGCCAGCTGGATCCGACGCCATATTCCTGCGGAGGCCCGCGCGACCTTGACCGACGTGGGCAGCGCGTATGCCGTCATCGGCGTGATGGGGCCACGCGCGCGCGCGCTTCTGTCCCGCGTGAGCGGCGCCGACCTCTCGAGCGCGGCCTTCCCGTTCGCCACGAGCCGCGAGATCGGCATCGGCCGCGCTACCGTCCGCGCCTCACGCATCACCTATGTGGGAGAGCTCGGCTGGGAGCTGTACGTGCCGGTGGAAGTCGCCGCGGACGTCTACGACACGCTGCGCGAGGCGGGAGGGGATCTCGGGCTCGTGGATGCCGGCTACTACGCGATCGACTCGCTCCGGCTCGAGAAAGGCTATCGCGCCTGGGGACGGGAGCTGACGCCCGACGACACGCCCCTGGAGGCGGGGCTCGGCTGGGCGGTGCGCTTCGACAAAGGCCGTGACTTCCTCGGCCGCCAGGCATTGCTCGCGCGCAAGGGCCAGCCTCTGGCCAGGCGTCTGGTCAGCCTTGTGCTCGAGGATCCGGAGCTCTTGCCCTGGGGCGACGAGCCCATCTGGTGCGACGGCAGCCTCGCGGGCTCGGTCACCTCGGCGGCGTTCGGGCACACCCTGGGACGCGGCGTGGCCCTGGGCTGGGTACGTCGCGGCGAGGGCGTCGATGCCGACTGGCTCGAGCGCGCGCGTGTGGAGATAGAAATCGCCGGCCAGCGCCATCGGACCCGCGCGAGCCTCCGCGCGCCGTATGATCCCGACGGCCAGCGGGTGAAAGCTTAG
- a CDS encoding ABC transporter permease, translated as MWRYLLKRFALMFPTLLGVAIFTFFLIRVIPGDVVELRLAGDRGSVSPEALQTERARFGLDQPIWRQFVTWIGGAARLDFGTSMWTGSPIWQEIRLRFALSFQVAIMATILSVLLAIPLGVIAALKQDTWIDYAVRVFSIAGLATPSFWLGIVLILALLIIFKWLPPMVYTPFWVNPWQNLAQLIWPALAVGYRYSAVATRMTRSAMLEVLREDYIRTARAKGLVQKLILSRHALKNAMLPVLTVVAIEFAFLIGGLVVTEQVFNLNGIGLLFVQAVAHRDYTLIQALVLLVAAIFIFMNFLMDIMYAWLDPRIRYR; from the coding sequence ATGTGGCGCTACCTCCTCAAGCGCTTCGCCCTGATGTTCCCCACCTTGCTCGGGGTGGCCATCTTCACGTTCTTCCTGATCCGCGTCATTCCCGGCGATGTGGTCGAGCTGCGGCTGGCCGGCGACCGCGGGTCGGTCTCCCCGGAGGCGCTGCAGACGGAGCGCGCGCGCTTCGGTCTCGACCAGCCCATCTGGCGTCAGTTCGTGACGTGGATAGGGGGCGCGGCGCGGCTGGACTTCGGCACTTCGATGTGGACCGGCTCGCCCATCTGGCAGGAGATCCGGCTTCGCTTCGCGCTGTCATTCCAGGTGGCCATCATGGCCACCATCCTTTCCGTGCTCCTGGCCATTCCCCTGGGGGTGATCGCCGCCCTCAAGCAGGACACGTGGATCGACTATGCCGTCCGCGTCTTCTCGATCGCGGGGCTGGCCACGCCCTCCTTCTGGCTGGGCATCGTGCTCATCCTGGCCCTCCTCATCATCTTCAAGTGGCTGCCCCCCATGGTCTACACGCCCTTCTGGGTCAATCCCTGGCAGAACCTGGCCCAGCTCATCTGGCCGGCCCTCGCGGTAGGTTACCGCTATTCGGCGGTGGCCACCCGCATGACCCGCTCGGCCATGCTCGAAGTGCTCCGCGAGGACTACATCCGGACCGCGCGCGCCAAGGGCCTCGTGCAGAAGCTCATCCTCTCCCGTCACGCCCTCAAGAACGCCATGCTCCCCGTGCTGACGGTGGTGGCCATCGAGTTCGCCTTCCTCATCGGCGGTCTCGTGGTCACCGAGCAGGTCTTCAATCTCAACGGCATCGGGCTGCTCTTCGTGCAGGCCGTCGCCCACCGGGACTACACGCTCATCCAGGCCCTCGTCCTGCTCGTCGCGGCAATCTTCATCTTCATGAACTTCCTGATGGACATCATGTACGCCTGGCTCGATCCGCGGATCCGGTACCGATAA
- a CDS encoding OB-fold domain-containing protein encodes MNVHALPASRCPRCHRLVVPPARLCPDHPVTMEAATVANIGEVVSFTTLHSPPEGFKAPLHIALVELDGGARLFCHGEETRGIRIGSSVGVESVDHVFYFSHMGFADRARLFWRRAGASGEKVASITKSVVQGIWRGRSRGDS; translated from the coding sequence GTGAACGTCCACGCGCTCCCGGCCTCACGCTGCCCGCGCTGTCATCGCCTGGTGGTGCCGCCGGCGCGACTCTGCCCCGACCACCCGGTGACCATGGAGGCCGCGACCGTTGCCAATATCGGCGAGGTCGTGTCGTTTACCACGCTCCACTCGCCGCCCGAGGGCTTCAAGGCCCCCCTCCATATCGCGCTGGTGGAGCTCGACGGCGGCGCCCGGCTCTTCTGCCACGGCGAGGAGACGCGCGGCATCAGGATCGGCTCGAGCGTGGGCGTCGAATCGGTCGATCACGTGTTTTACTTCTCGCACATGGGGTTCGCGGATCGGGCGCGGCTCTTCTGGCGGCGGGCGGGCGCCAGTGGCGAGAAGGTCGCCTCCATCACCAAGAGCGTGGTCCAGGGCATCTGGAGAGGACGGTCCCGTGGCGACAGCTAG
- a CDS encoding ABC transporter substrate-binding protein produces MKMSKLLGVAVGLLLAVALAAGLVVPGLVTAQVKPRAGGELIFVVPSEPPSYDAHQEETFGVIHPMAPLYSTLLRVDPVDKTGTRPVGDLAESWTVSKDGMTYTFKIRQGVKFHDGSALTSKDIKASYDKIVFPPAGIKSLRKEAYDVIEVVEAPDPSTVRFRLKRPEASLLLNLASPWNWIYKADLLAKDIHWYEKNVMGTGAFVFVEHVKGSHLVGKKNPEYWDKGKPYLDGYRAIFISASSAQVAAIRGERAHIQFRGFSPPERDQLVQALGPKITVQESPWDCLNFVSMHHDKKPFNDKRVRRALSLALDRYEGSKNLSKITLVRDVGGIQVPGTPYATPPGELEKLAGYGHDIAANRAEARRLLKEAGAEGLSFTFKNRGIPHPYEPIGIWLIDQWRQIGITVKMEMIEAASYHPMLKRGDFEVAMDFQCGFIVEPDLDLPRFITKSDANFGKHKDTVIDDLFQKQARATDLEERKKYLRAFEKRLLDEEVHVIYTIQWHRIIPHNAKVKGWTITPSHYLNNQLDVVWLGD; encoded by the coding sequence ATGAAAATGTCAAAGTTGCTGGGAGTCGCCGTCGGGCTTCTCCTGGCGGTCGCGCTGGCGGCCGGGCTAGTGGTCCCTGGCCTCGTGACTGCTCAGGTCAAGCCGCGCGCCGGCGGCGAGCTCATCTTCGTCGTTCCCTCCGAGCCGCCCTCCTACGATGCCCACCAGGAGGAGACCTTCGGCGTCATCCATCCCATGGCGCCGCTGTACAGCACCCTGTTGCGGGTCGATCCCGTCGACAAGACGGGCACCAGGCCCGTCGGTGATCTGGCCGAGTCGTGGACCGTCTCCAAGGACGGCATGACGTACACGTTCAAGATCCGCCAAGGCGTCAAGTTCCACGACGGCAGCGCGCTGACCTCCAAGGACATCAAGGCCTCCTACGACAAGATCGTCTTCCCGCCCGCGGGCATCAAGTCCCTGCGTAAGGAGGCCTACGACGTTATCGAAGTCGTGGAGGCGCCGGATCCGTCCACGGTCCGGTTCCGTCTCAAGAGGCCGGAAGCCTCGCTGCTCCTGAACCTCGCCTCACCGTGGAACTGGATCTACAAGGCCGATCTCCTCGCCAAGGACATCCACTGGTACGAGAAGAACGTGATGGGGACGGGCGCCTTCGTCTTCGTCGAGCACGTCAAAGGGTCCCACCTGGTGGGCAAGAAGAACCCCGAGTACTGGGACAAGGGCAAGCCGTACCTCGACGGCTATCGCGCCATCTTCATCAGTGCCTCGTCGGCCCAGGTGGCGGCCATCCGCGGCGAGCGGGCGCACATCCAGTTCCGTGGCTTCAGCCCGCCCGAGCGCGATCAGCTCGTCCAGGCCCTCGGGCCCAAGATCACCGTGCAGGAGAGCCCGTGGGACTGCTTGAACTTCGTCTCCATGCACCACGACAAGAAGCCCTTCAACGACAAGCGGGTGCGACGGGCCCTCTCGCTGGCTCTCGATCGATATGAGGGCTCGAAGAACCTGTCCAAGATCACCCTCGTGCGGGACGTGGGCGGCATCCAGGTGCCCGGCACGCCGTACGCGACACCGCCGGGCGAGCTCGAGAAGCTCGCCGGCTACGGCCACGACATCGCGGCCAACCGCGCCGAGGCGCGGCGCCTTCTCAAGGAAGCCGGGGCCGAAGGGCTCTCCTTCACCTTCAAGAACCGCGGCATCCCGCATCCCTACGAGCCCATCGGCATCTGGCTCATCGATCAGTGGCGGCAGATCGGCATCACCGTCAAGATGGAGATGATCGAGGCCGCCTCCTATCACCCCATGCTCAAGCGGGGTGACTTCGAGGTGGCCATGGACTTCCAGTGCGGCTTCATCGTGGAGCCGGACCTGGACTTGCCGCGCTTCATAACCAAGTCCGACGCGAACTTCGGCAAGCACAAGGACACGGTCATCGACGATCTCTTCCAGAAGCAGGCGCGGGCCACCGACCTCGAGGAGCGCAAGAAGTACCTCCGGGCGTTCGAGAAGCGGCTGCTGGACGAGGAGGTCCACGTCATCTACACGATCCAGTGGCACCGGATCATCCCGCACAACGCCAAGGTCAAGGGGTGGACGATCACGCCCAGCCACTACCTGAACAACCAGCTCGACGTGGTCTGGCTTGGTGACTAG
- a CDS encoding ABC transporter permease has product MAINPAIDSVADRLAEEPPAGWGAAVMDFARRRPLGAVGGLVVVLMLVTAAGAGVLAPYDPVTVDFGAMLARPSAAHWLGTDAFGRDVLSRLIYGSRTALLVGFGAALIGATGGAILGVGSAYFGGKVDLYLQRLMDIFLCFPLIILALALVAILGNSLPNLITAITIPMIPRCALVIRASALAIREMPYVDAARAAGFSSARIILRHMLPNVMAPYLIMLTAFLGQAILLESSLSFLGLGVQEPTAAWGLMLRGAAVDFAESAPWMAIFPGLAISLAVFAFNLFGDSLRDALDPKLRTL; this is encoded by the coding sequence ATGGCCATCAATCCCGCCATCGATTCCGTCGCCGATCGGCTCGCCGAAGAGCCCCCGGCGGGCTGGGGTGCCGCCGTCATGGACTTCGCCCGGCGCCGGCCGCTGGGCGCCGTGGGCGGGCTCGTGGTGGTGCTGATGCTCGTCACGGCCGCGGGGGCGGGCGTCCTGGCGCCGTACGATCCCGTGACCGTCGACTTCGGGGCCATGCTCGCTCGACCGAGCGCCGCTCACTGGCTCGGCACCGATGCCTTCGGCCGCGACGTGCTGAGCCGGCTGATCTATGGCTCGCGCACGGCCCTCCTCGTCGGATTCGGCGCGGCGCTGATCGGCGCCACCGGGGGGGCCATCCTCGGGGTGGGCAGCGCCTACTTCGGCGGGAAGGTCGACCTCTATCTGCAGCGGCTGATGGATATCTTCCTCTGCTTCCCGCTCATCATCCTGGCCCTCGCCCTCGTGGCGATTCTCGGCAATAGCCTTCCCAATCTCATCACGGCGATCACCATTCCCATGATCCCGCGCTGCGCCCTCGTCATCCGCGCGAGCGCCCTGGCCATCCGCGAGATGCCCTATGTCGACGCCGCGCGGGCGGCCGGCTTCAGTAGCGCGCGCATCATCCTGCGACACATGCTGCCCAACGTGATGGCGCCGTACCTGATCATGCTCACGGCCTTCCTGGGCCAGGCCATCCTGCTCGAGTCCTCGCTCTCCTTCCTGGGTCTGGGCGTCCAGGAGCCGACGGCCGCCTGGGGGCTCATGCTGCGCGGAGCGGCCGTGGACTTCGCCGAGTCGGCGCCGTGGATGGCCATCTTCCCCGGGCTCGCCATCAGCCTGGCCGTCTTCGCCTTCAATCTCTTCGGCGACTCCCTCCGGGACGCGCTGGATCCCAAACTCCGGACCCTCTAG
- the dapA gene encoding 4-hydroxy-tetrahydrodipicolinate synthase yields MATFSGVWLPIITPFIDGEIDYAGYEKLIDHYLRAGVAGIIPLGTTGESPTIDEVEAETLVERTVAAVAGRVPVLVGVGANDTRKAVKAVKRLGRQSVQGILSVCPYYNRPSQDGMREHFTRIAEATDRPILIYNIPYRTGVNLSNETLLALAELPNIAGVKDSSGIIAQSLELLRLRPKGFSVLTGEDAYFYTMLAHGADGGILASSHVETDRFLSVYDRMSANDHQGARAVWQGLETLVPLLFKEPNPMPIKHCLWRQGLIQSPEGRLPLTRITEALARELDRATAGAAKAGV; encoded by the coding sequence ATGGCGACGTTCTCGGGAGTGTGGCTGCCCATCATCACGCCGTTCATCGACGGCGAGATCGACTACGCAGGCTACGAAAAACTGATCGACCACTACCTGCGCGCCGGGGTGGCCGGGATCATTCCGCTCGGCACCACGGGCGAGAGCCCGACCATCGACGAGGTCGAGGCCGAGACGCTGGTGGAGCGGACGGTGGCCGCGGTGGCGGGACGCGTGCCGGTCCTGGTGGGCGTAGGCGCCAACGACACGCGCAAGGCCGTCAAGGCGGTGAAGCGCCTGGGCCGCCAGAGCGTGCAGGGCATCCTCTCCGTCTGTCCCTACTACAACCGCCCGAGCCAGGACGGCATGCGCGAGCACTTCACGCGCATCGCCGAGGCGACCGACCGGCCGATCCTGATCTACAACATCCCGTATCGGACCGGCGTCAACCTGAGCAACGAGACCCTGCTGGCCCTGGCCGAGCTGCCCAATATCGCCGGGGTGAAGGACTCGTCTGGCATCATCGCCCAGTCTCTCGAGCTCCTCCGCCTGCGACCCAAAGGCTTCAGCGTGCTCACGGGCGAGGACGCCTACTTCTACACCATGCTCGCCCACGGCGCCGACGGCGGCATCCTCGCCTCCTCGCATGTCGAGACCGACCGGTTCCTGTCCGTCTACGACCGTATGAGCGCGAACGACCACCAGGGTGCTCGCGCGGTCTGGCAGGGGCTCGAGACGCTCGTGCCGCTCCTCTTCAAGGAGCCGAACCCCATGCCGATCAAGCATTGCTTGTGGCGGCAGGGGCTGATCCAGTCGCCCGAGGGCCGCCTGCCCCTCACGCGCATCACCGAGGCCCTCGCCCGCGAGCTCGATCGCGCGACCGCCGGCGCCGCGAAAGCGGGCGTGTAA
- a CDS encoding CoA transferase gives MGERGESPPLAGIRVLDLTRVLAGPFCSMILGDMGAEVIKVEEPGKGDDTRGWPPFAGGEATYFLSVNRNKKSLTLNMKAPDGQAILRKLVAKADVVLENFRPGTMERLGFGFAALRKLNPRLIYCAISGFGESGPEALRPGYDLIVQGESGVMDLTGFADGPPVKVGNSVADLVSGMAAAHGVTLALLSRARTGKGQKVEIGMLDVMASLLTYQAGLYWNAGGRPARRGNQHPSIVPYEVFQSQDAYLTLGVANNSLFERMCRAIGREELAKDPRFDSETNRVTNRETLVPLLNSIFSTRPASDWLERLDEAGVPAGRIKTVAEVCDSEHLRARGMFVQLQHPKAGAVTAMGVPIRLWDTPGSAQAPAPLLGQHTDEILTGLLGIPKAKVDQLRADSVV, from the coding sequence CTGGGGGAGAGGGGGGAAAGCCCGCCGCTCGCGGGTATTCGCGTGCTCGACCTGACCCGCGTGCTGGCCGGCCCCTTCTGCTCGATGATCCTGGGCGACATGGGGGCGGAGGTCATCAAGGTCGAGGAGCCGGGCAAGGGGGATGACACGCGCGGCTGGCCGCCCTTCGCGGGGGGCGAGGCGACGTATTTCCTCTCCGTGAACCGCAACAAGAAGAGCCTGACCCTCAACATGAAGGCGCCCGACGGGCAGGCCATACTGAGAAAGCTCGTGGCCAAGGCCGACGTGGTGCTCGAGAATTTCCGGCCCGGCACCATGGAGCGGCTGGGCTTCGGCTTCGCGGCGCTCCGCAAGCTGAACCCCCGCCTGATCTACTGCGCCATCTCGGGCTTCGGCGAGAGCGGCCCCGAGGCCTTGCGCCCGGGCTATGACCTCATCGTCCAGGGCGAGTCAGGCGTGATGGACCTCACCGGCTTCGCCGACGGCCCGCCCGTCAAGGTGGGCAACTCCGTGGCTGATCTCGTCTCCGGTATGGCGGCCGCCCATGGCGTGACCCTCGCGCTTCTTTCGCGCGCCCGTACCGGCAAGGGCCAGAAGGTCGAGATCGGCATGCTGGATGTCATGGCCTCGCTCCTGACCTATCAGGCGGGGCTCTACTGGAATGCCGGGGGCCGGCCTGCGCGTCGCGGCAACCAGCATCCCTCGATCGTGCCCTACGAGGTGTTCCAGTCGCAGGACGCCTACCTGACGCTGGGCGTGGCCAACAACTCCCTCTTCGAGCGCATGTGCCGCGCCATCGGCCGGGAAGAGCTCGCGAAGGACCCGCGCTTCGATTCCGAGACCAATCGCGTGACCAATCGCGAGACGCTCGTCCCGCTCCTGAATTCGATCTTCTCGACGCGCCCGGCCTCCGACTGGCTCGAGCGCCTCGACGAAGCGGGCGTGCCCGCGGGCCGGATCAAGACCGTGGCCGAGGTCTGCGACAGCGAGCATCTTCGCGCGCGCGGCATGTTCGTCCAGCTCCAGCATCCGAAGGCCGGGGCCGTCACCGCCATGGGCGTGCCCATCCGCCTCTGGGACACGCCGGGGTCCGCGCAAGCTCCCGCGCCCCTCCTTGGCCAGCACACCGACGAGATCCTGACCGGCCTCCTCGGCATCCCCAAGGCCAAGGTCGACCAGCTCCGCGCCGACAGCGTGGTCTAG
- a CDS encoding helix-turn-helix domain-containing protein, with amino-acid sequence MRGGTSLAISFCMAAIAPTPDPTPPSFHGAVTDFKRRLIEATLTQSGGNRTRAARVLGLQRTYLLRLMREFQVNIPPPPGPHGRAAGVPPANGGNGAPPAPPNRRR; translated from the coding sequence GTGCGTGGTGGCACGAGCCTTGCCATCTCCTTCTGCATGGCCGCCATCGCTCCCACACCCGATCCCACGCCGCCGAGCTTCCATGGCGCCGTCACCGACTTCAAGCGGCGACTCATCGAAGCGACCTTGACTCAGTCCGGCGGCAATCGCACACGCGCCGCCCGCGTGCTGGGGCTTCAGCGCACGTATCTCCTTCGGCTCATGCGCGAGTTCCAGGTGAACATCCCTCCGCCACCGGGTCCACACGGGCGCGCGGCGGGCGTGCCGCCCGCCAACGGCGGGAATGGCGCCCCGCCTGCCCCGCCGAACCGGAGACGATGA